The following are encoded in a window of Panicum virgatum strain AP13 chromosome 5N, P.virgatum_v5, whole genome shotgun sequence genomic DNA:
- the LOC120674513 gene encoding uncharacterized protein LOC120674513 — protein MPCVLQGSIDSPANQIIAQPPLEIASSLVEPSIQNNNEVPWVDDEVEYVGLDDEDPVFDSSDSEIDDDVEYVGLVDELVVDDAWGCENIVHATDLENPRIEVGITFGDGDTFKKAIRQYAIKGEYEIAAPYSEATRYRAYCKAKGCKWLIHASRLQDERTWKIKKMPHAHTCQSTGKVEKNCMATNHWVKDRVLDWLAKDATIGAKALQKRLEEQYHLQLSYWVVWDGRKMALDQLKGKWDDSFEHVWSFKAEVEKTNPGSLVDIEYEQVGKKMRFTRMFVALKSCVDGFLDGCRPFLGVDSTHLTGKWKGQLASATAIDGNNWMFPVCYGVFGSETTENWSWFFSRLHQAIGSPPGLVISTDAGKGIDSAVTQVFNNGVEHRECMRHLVANFQKRFRGEHVKEIDGIRTIYTNKSHHSCFFSKSYDKGPPQDAI, from the exons ATGCCTTGTGTGTTGCAAGGAAGCATTGATAGCCCAGCTAACCAAATTATTGCACAACCCCCACTTGAAATAGCCTCATCCCTTGTAGAGCCTTCTATCCAGAACAACAATGAAGTGCCATGGGTGGATGATGAGGTAGAGTATGTTGGTCTGGATGATGAAGACCCAGTTTTTGATTCATCCGACTCTGAAATAGATGATGATGTAGAGTATGTTGGCTTGGTGGATGAATTAGTTGTGGATGATGCATGGGGCTGTGAGAATATTGTCCATGCAACTGACTTAGAGAATCCAAGAATAGAAGTTGGTATAACTTTTGGGGACGGCGATACTTTTAAGAAGGCTATAAGACAATATGCAATAAAAGGTGAATATGAAATTGCAGCTCCCTACTCTGAGGCAACACGGTATAGAGCCTATTGCAAGGCTAAAGGGTGCAAGTGGCTGATACACGCGTCACGATTGCAGGACGAGAGGACTTGGAAG ATAAAGAAGATGCCTCATGCTCACACTTGTCAAAGCACAGGAAaagttgagaagaattgcatggCAACAAACCATTGGGTCAAGGATAGAGTTCTTGATTGGCTTGCCAAGGATGCTACAATTGGGGCAAAAGCATTGCAGAAAAGGCTAGAAGAGCAGTATCACCTGCAATTGTCATATTGGGTAGTGTGGGATGGAAGGAAAATGGCTTTGGATCAGCTGAAAGGGAAGTGGGATGACAGTTTTGAACATGTTTGGAGTTTCAAGGCTGAGGTGGAGAAGACCAATCCTGGCAGTTTGGTGGACATTGAGTATGAGCAAGTTGGGAAGAAAATGAGATTTACTAGAATGTTTGTTGCATTGAAATCTTGTGTGGATGGTTTTTTGGATGGTTGCAGACCTTTTCTTGGTGTGGACTCCACCCATTTGACTGGAAAATGGAAGGGCCAACTTGCATCTGCGACTGCTATTGATGGAAATAATTGGATGTTCCCTGTGTGTTATGGTGTGTTTGGGTCAGAGACAACTGAAAATTGGTCTTGGTTTTTCAGCAGACTTCATCAAGCAATTGGGTCACCTCCGGGATTAGTGATTTCAACAGATGCTGGCAAAGGAATTGATTCTGCTGTTACTCAAGTGTTCAACAATGGGGTTGAGCATAGGGAGTGCATGAGGCACTTAGTTGCAAACTTTCAGAAAAGATTTCGAGGTGAG catgtcaaagagattgatggAATTAGAACCATCTACACCAACAAGAGCCATCACTCCTGTTTCTTCTCCAAGTCCTATGACAAGGGG CCGCCACAGGATGCTATTTGA
- the LOC120673207 gene encoding uncharacterized protein LOC120673207, whose protein sequence is MMPLERSPLRVLLFVFSSLGAAGTAAATERRIPNATASATCPSYRCGHAVDIRYPFWIDDDANASAGNSSASHYCGYPSLRLECRRDTPVLPLPSGDYAVTHILYGDRTVSLFDLGVFSRSNTCPLVGRNLSLPAGSPLSLTARDANLTFFVHCSFVGIPAHLVACLEGDGRHHSYVFRDGDELAPPRGYAGLCQDVVGMPVLRRSLLGAGGGASSPLDAVVPALNMGFELSWRPVADGECGRCERAGGLCGRRRGAGNGPWTFACFRAAATAAWIASKRPVRETHRRLPVLARRHAPAGVRLQGLPGYMRQAGRQPFPGQLLLEIPAPGHLLREQLLHSRPVWRPLRSPEFRQPLLRPRPLAVQHQLQEPGAVYPIRLPSGEKTRTAAFLDARALPACASG, encoded by the exons ATGATGCCACTAGAACGATCTCCTCTGCGCGTCTTGCTCTTCGTCTTCTCcagcctcggcgccgccggcaccgccgcggCGACAGAACGGAGGATCCCGAACGCCACCGCGTCGGCAACGTGCCCTTCGTACCGGTGCGGCCACGCCGTGGACATCCGGTACCCGTTCTGGATCGACGACGACGCCAACGCGAGCGCCGGCAACTCGTCGGCATCCCACTACTGCGGATACCCGAGCCTGCGGCTGGAATGCCGGCGCGACACGCCGGTGCTGCCGCTCCCGTCGGGGGACTACGCGGTGACCCACATCCTGTACGGCGACCGCACCGTGTCGCTCTTCGACCTCGGCGTGTTCTCGCGCTCCAACACCTGCCCGCTCGTGGGGCGCAACCTCTCCCTCCCGGCGGGGTCGCCGCTGTCGCTGACGGCGCGGGACGCCAACCTGACCTTCTTCGTGCACTGCTCCTTCGTGGGCATCCCGGCGCACCTGGTGGCGTGCCTCGAGGGCGACGGGCGGCACCACTCGTACGTGTtccgcgacggcgacgagctcgcgccgccgcgcgggtaCGCGGGGCTGTGCCAGGACGTCGTCGGCATGCCCGTGCTGCGGAGGTCCCTgctcggggccggcggcggcgccagcagcccgCTGGACGCCGTCGTGCCGGCGCTCAACATGGGGTTCGAGCTGAGCTGGAGGCCGGTGGCGGACGGGGAGTGCGGCCGGTGCGAGAGGGCCGGCGGCCTCTGCGGCCGCCGTCGTGGGGCGGGGAACGGGCCGTGGACCTTCGCCTGCTTCCGGGCTGCGGCAACCGCTGCGTGGATTGCTTCAAAACGCCC CGTGCGGGAAACTCACCGTCGCCTACCCGTTCTGGCTCGACGGCACGCACCCGCCGGAGTGCGGCTACAAGGCCTTCCAGGTTACATGCGACAAGCAGGCCGGCAACCTTTCCCTGGCCAACTCTTACTGGAGATACCAGCTCCAGGACATCTTCTACGAGAACAGCTCCTTCACAGCCGACCTGTCTGGCGCCCCTTGCGATCTCCAGAATTTCGTCAACCCCTCCTCCGACCTCGGCCTCTCGCCGTTCAACATCAGCTCCAAGAACCTGGAGCTGTTTATCCTATACGACTGCCATCTGGGGAGAAGACGCGCACCGCCGCCTTCTTGGACGCGCGTGCGCTGCCCGCCTGCGCCTCCGGATGA
- the LOC120673208 gene encoding LEAF RUST 10 DISEASE-RESISTANCE LOCUS RECEPTOR-LIKE PROTEIN KINASE-like 1.2, which yields MHAAAVLPLLVLLLPPLAAALDEDCTPASCGNLSIRYPFWLRGRQPPYCGYPSFGIDCDPAGAPPLLNGSYLRVLGIQYGNSSVVAFHTNLANDPTGCRATKFNVSANLVLSLVSISRANWGLFLCSNCSRTPPAGSFPMNCTGPGRWSVYLSRSYETGGPVEEAASTGCQYAAVPVMPGSELRALGDYERLVRRGFLLEWTLPGDCAACDASGGQCRHDADVNAFRCLCPDGSTQPAMCPRGELVTDPTIPHESYFS from the coding sequence ATGCACGCTGCCGCCGTGCTACCACTGCTTGTGCTCCTGCTgcctccgctcgccgccgccctggacGAGGACTGCACGCCGGCGTCGTGCGGGAACCTGTCCATCAGGTACCCGTTCTGGCTGCGCGGCCGGCAGCCTCCCTACTGCGGCTACCCGTCCTTTGGCATCGACTGCGAcccggccggcgcgccgccgctcctgaaCGGCTCCTACCTCCGCGTGCTCGGCATCCAGTACGGCAACAGCTCCGTCGTGGCGTTCCACACCAACCTCGCCAACGACCCCACCGGCTGCCGCGCCACCAAGTTCAACGTGTCCGCCAACCTCGTGCTCTCGCTCGTCAGCATAAGCCGCGCCAACTGGGGCCTGTTCCTCTGCTCCAACTGCTCGCGGACGCCTCCGGCGGGGTCGTTCCCGATGAACTGCACGGGCCCGGGCCGGTGGTCCGTGTACCTGAGCCGGAGCTACGAGACCGGGGGCCCCGTGGAGGAGGCGGCATCGACGGGTTGCCAGTACGCGGCCGTGCCGGTGATGCCCGGGTCTGAGCTGAGGGCGCTGGGAGACTACGAGAGGCTCGTCAGGCGCGGGTTCCTGCTGGAGTGGACGCTGCCCGGGGACTGCGCGGCGTGCGACGCGAGCGGAGGACAGTGCCGGCACGACGCCGACGTGAATGCGTTCAGGTGCCTCTGCCCCGACGGCAGCACACAGCCGGCGATGTGCCCGCGCGGTGAGTTAGTTACTGATCCCACGATTCCGCACGAGTCCTATTTTTCTTAA